The following are encoded in a window of Sphingobium sp. AP49 genomic DNA:
- a CDS encoding DUF2093 domain-containing protein, translating to MAADIQGLAVLHYDTPHFDVVRPGQFVLCAVSGVRIDLDDLKYWSAEFQEAYRGPEEATASFLRHRGAAFR from the coding sequence ATGGCAGCGGACATTCAGGGCTTGGCGGTGCTGCATTATGACACGCCGCATTTCGACGTGGTACGGCCGGGGCAGTTCGTGCTCTGCGCCGTATCGGGTGTGCGAATCGACCTCGACGACCTCAAATATTGGAGCGCCGAGTTTCAGGAGGCCTATCGCGGGCCGGAGGAGGCGACGGCGTCCTTCCTGCGTCACCGCGGCGCAGCATTTCGCTGA